The following proteins are co-located in the Methanobacterium petrolearium genome:
- a CDS encoding HEPN domain-containing protein — MLDKLENDGYTIKLSPDPKRVVNSLDLAKRDVDTAGRMLKEEDYDWAFNIAYNSMLQSVRALMFHLGYRPSSRKSHVAVVRFTKNNLGKRLFNMPGQDAS; from the coding sequence ATGCTGGATAAGCTTGAAAATGATGGTTATACTATAAAATTATCGCCAGACCCTAAAAGAGTGGTAAATTCATTGGATCTAGCTAAAAGAGATGTTGATACAGCTGGTCGAATGTTGAAAGAAGAGGATTATGATTGGGCTTTTAACATTGCTTATAACTCCATGCTTCAGTCTGTTAGAGCCCTCATGTTTCACCTTGGCTATCGGCCTTCCAGTAGAAAATCTCATGTAGCGGTGGTAAGATTCACTAAAAATAATCTTGGGAAAAGATTATTCAATATGCCTGGACAGGATGCGTCGTAA
- a CDS encoding nucleotidyltransferase domain-containing protein translates to MYVREITKKIHENINSVRRELSNLEDIGLLKSRKAGNLKYFQVNKDFYLYNELYSMVMKTEGVARLLKENMGKWGKLNLVFIYGSFASKEAGPDSDIDIFMVGNVNEDVIISELNLLEKKLSREINYIILSEAEYQKKIDEEDPFLMEILREPKIMIIGELDAG, encoded by the coding sequence ATGTATGTTAGGGAGATTACCAAGAAAATCCATGAAAACATAAACTCAGTAAGGAGGGAACTGTCTAACCTGGAAGATATCGGCCTTTTAAAAAGTCGAAAAGCGGGAAATCTTAAATATTTCCAGGTTAATAAAGATTTTTATCTTTACAATGAACTTTACAGTATGGTGATGAAAACAGAGGGTGTTGCTCGCTTATTAAAGGAAAATATGGGAAAATGGGGCAAGCTCAACCTGGTTTTCATTTATGGGTCATTTGCCTCCAAAGAAGCTGGCCCAGATAGTGATATTGACATTTTCATGGTGGGAAATGTAAACGAAGATGTTATAATTAGTGAATTAAACTTGTTAGAGAAAAAGTTATCTCGTGAAATAAACTACATCATACTATCAGAGGCAGAATATCAGAAAAAAATTGATGAAGAGGATCCTTTCCTCATGGAAATACTCCGTGAACCCAAAATCATGATTATCGGTGAACTGGATGCTGGATAA
- a CDS encoding zinc-ribbon domain-containing protein has translation MKMKCPQCQTENPEGARFCMECGLALEKHAEACPVCGTVNMPDAKFCMGCGLNLEENLKTNINKKV, from the coding sequence ATGAAAATGAAATGTCCACAATGTCAAACAGAAAATCCCGAGGGAGCACGCTTCTGCATGGAGTGTGGTTTAGCCCTGGAAAAACATGCCGAGGCCTGTCCGGTTTGTGGTACTGTGAACATGCCAGATGCAAAGTTCTGTATGGGATGTGGTCTGAATTTAGAGGAAAATCTGAAGACAAATATTAATAAAAAAGTGTGA